The genome window GGAAAGAAGCGGGGCAAACCCCACTCCGCCCACCAGGCTCGTGAGCACGAGGTCTACGTCGGGATGGGCCGCCATCTCGGCCAAGCCCTCCACTCCGGGCGCAAGGCACTTGCAGGAGCCATCGAGGCCCGTCAGGGACTGGCCGGCCTTGGTGTCGAACAGGGCGACCATCTTAGGCTTGAATTTACGGGCCTGGCGGGCCAGGAGCCGGGAGTTGCTGTGCGCCGCCAGGGCCACGACCTGAAAACGCTCCGGCATGCGCTCGACGACTCTCAATGCATTGACTCCGATGGATCCCGTGGAGCCCAATATCGCTATTCTCTTCATCTGATTGCGCAACGGGTTAGTATATAAAAGCCTGCAGGCAGTAGTATACGGCCGGGGCCGTGAGCAGGAAGGAATCGAAGCGATCCATGACGCCCCCGTGTCCGGGCAGGAGGTTGCCGGAATCCTTGGCGCCCACGGCGCGCTTGATCATGGACTCGGCCAGATCCGAAAGCTGGCCTCCCGCGCCTATGATCAGGGCCAGGGCCGCGGCTTGGCCCCTGGAAAGGAGCAGGGGTTCGGCCGCCCGAAAGCAAAACACGAGAAGCGCGGCCGCGGAAAAACCCGCCGCGGCTCCGGCCCAGGTCTTCTTGGGGCTGATGCCCTCCGCGAGCTTGCGGCCGCCCCATTTCCTGCCCACGAAGTAGGCGGCGCTGTCCATAGCCCAAACGACAAGGAAAAAGAGGAAGGTGAACTTCTCCCCGTGCGGCCTCAAATCCCGAATCAAGGCGAGATGAGCCGGCATCCAGCCTAGAAGCACCGCGCCGAATATGGTCAAGGCCATCCGCTCGAGCGAACGGTCGCTGCTGAACATCTCCCGGAGGACTATCGCGGCCATGAGCCCCGAAACGGTCAGGTTGAGCGGGCCAGAGAGGATGAGGCACAAAGCCAAGGCGAGGCCCGCCAGGATCACGAAAAGCCTCTGCACGGGCTTGCGGCCGATACGCAGGATCATTCCGTACTCGTACAAGGACAGGCAGCAAACCGCCAGGACCAAGAAGGAGAAGCTCCAGCCGCCCCAATGGATCACGAAGAGGAGGAGGGGAACTCCCGCCAAGGCCGTCAAGACGCGGGGAAGAAGCATGCCCTACTACAGGCCTCCGAAGCGCCTTCGCCGGCCCTGGAAGTCGAGCAGGGCCTCGACCAGGTTCTGGCGCCGGAAATCCGGCCAAAACACCGGAGTCACGTACAGCTCCGCGTAGGCGATCTGCCAGAGGAGGAAGTTGGAAACCCGCATTTCACCGGAGGTGCGGATGAGGAGATCCGGTTCCGGCAGGTCCCCGGTGTAGAGAGCCGCCGAAATATCCTCCTCTCGGACCTTTTTGGCCCCAGATTCCCAGAGGCGGTTGACCGCGTCCACGATCTCCTGCCGGCCGCCGTAATTCAAGGCTATGTTCAAGCGCAGGCCGGAATTCTTTGACAGGCGCTCTGTAGAGCGCTCAAGCTCCTCCCGGACCGCGACGGGCAGTCTCTCGAGTCTGCCGATCGCCCTCAATCGGATATTGTTCTTCTCGAGCTCCAAAGTCTCATGGCGTAGCGCGTGGGAAAGAAGCTTCATGAGCTCCGACACTTCTTGGGCGGGCCTCAGCCAATTTTCCGTCGAGAAGGCGTAAAGAGTGAGGGCCTCTATGCCGAATTCGGCGCAGGCCCGCACGATTTCGCGCACGGAGTCGACTCCTTTCTTATGTCCGGCCAATCGAGGCAACCCCCGAGATTTGGCCCAGCGCCCGTTGCCGTCCATGATGATAGCGATATGGCGGGGGAGCTTCTTGGGATCCAGCACTTATTTGGTGGCGAGGGCCTTAGATGGTGGTGATCTCTTTCTCTTTCTGGACGACCTGCTCGTCGATCTGATTCACGTAGCCGTCAGTGATCTTCTGGATGCGAGTTTCCAAGCCCTTGACGTCGTCCTGGGTGAGCTCCTTGGCCTTCTCGGCCTGCTTGATCTTGGAAAGGGCGTCATGGCGCTCGTTGCGCACGGCCACACGGAATTCCTCGCCCATGCGCTTGACCACCTTGACCATGTCCTTGCGGCGCTCCTCGGTCATGGCGGGCAGGCTT of Elusimicrobiota bacterium contains these proteins:
- a CDS encoding phosphatidate cytidylyltransferase, with protein sequence MLLPRVLTALAGVPLLLFVIHWGGWSFSFLVLAVCCLSLYEYGMILRIGRKPVQRLFVILAGLALALCLILSGPLNLTVSGLMAAIVLREMFSSDRSLERMALTIFGAVLLGWMPAHLALIRDLRPHGEKFTFLFFLVVWAMDSAAYFVGRKWGGRKLAEGISPKKTWAGAAAGFSAAALLVFCFRAAEPLLLSRGQAAALALIIGAGGQLSDLAESMIKRAVGAKDSGNLLPGHGGVMDRFDSFLLTAPAVYYCLQAFIY
- the uppS gene encoding di-trans,poly-cis-decaprenylcistransferase, which produces MDGNGRWAKSRGLPRLAGHKKGVDSVREIVRACAEFGIEALTLYAFSTENWLRPAQEVSELMKLLSHALRHETLELEKNNIRLRAIGRLERLPVAVREELERSTERLSKNSGLRLNIALNYGGRQEIVDAVNRLWESGAKKVREEDISAALYTGDLPEPDLLIRTSGEMRVSNFLLWQIAYAELYVTPVFWPDFRRQNLVEALLDFQGRRRRFGGL